The following proteins are encoded in a genomic region of Drosophila miranda strain MSH22 chromosome 4, D.miranda_PacBio2.1, whole genome shotgun sequence:
- the LOC108163752 gene encoding calcium load-activated calcium channel isoform X1 — MWSDTILIVFISVCTAFLGEDFTLKGLTWVLVYRTEKYQKLKTEVEKQSKKLERRKEIHGDSLDKAVKKKIERDEEKLKNNNRDLSLVKMKSMFATGFAFTALLSMFNSIFDGRVVAQLPFTPISWIQGLSHRNLSGEDYTDCSFIFLYILCTMSIRQNIQKMLGFAPSRAASKQGGGLFGAPPGQFK, encoded by the exons ATGTGGTCTGACACAATATTGATAGTTTTTATATCCGTCTGCACAGCCTTTTTGGGCGAAG ATTTTACCTTAAAAGGGCTCACCTGGGTCTTGGTGTACCGCACCGAAAAATATCAAAAGCTGAAGACCGAAGTGGAAAAGCAGAGCAAGAAAT TGGAACGCCGTAAGGAAATCCATGGCGACTCACTGGACAAGGCGGTGAAAAAGAAAATCGAGCGCGATGAGGAGAAACTCAAGAACAATAACAGGGACTTGTCGCTGGTGAAGATGAAGTCGATGTTTGCTACTGGCTTTGCTTTCACCGCTCTGCTGAGCATGTTCAATAGCATATTCGATGGACGTGTTGTTGCCCAACTGCCCTTTACCCCGATCTCCTGGATCCAGGGCTTGAGCCATCGCAATCTGTCCGGCGAAGACTACACCGACTGCTCGTTCATCTTCCTCTACATTTTGTGCACCATGTCCATTCGCCAGAACATACAGAAAATGTTGGGCTTTGCCCCATCGCGTGCCGCCAGCAAACAGGGCGGTGGTCTCTTTGGTGCGCCACCAGGACAGTTCAAATAG
- the LOC108163752 gene encoding calcium load-activated calcium channel isoform X2, whose amino-acid sequence MWSDTILIVFISVCTAFLGEGLTWVLVYRTEKYQKLKTEVEKQSKKLERRKEIHGDSLDKAVKKKIERDEEKLKNNNRDLSLVKMKSMFATGFAFTALLSMFNSIFDGRVVAQLPFTPISWIQGLSHRNLSGEDYTDCSFIFLYILCTMSIRQNIQKMLGFAPSRAASKQGGGLFGAPPGQFK is encoded by the exons ATGTGGTCTGACACAATATTGATAGTTTTTATATCCGTCTGCACAGCCTTTTTGGGCGAAG GGCTCACCTGGGTCTTGGTGTACCGCACCGAAAAATATCAAAAGCTGAAGACCGAAGTGGAAAAGCAGAGCAAGAAAT TGGAACGCCGTAAGGAAATCCATGGCGACTCACTGGACAAGGCGGTGAAAAAGAAAATCGAGCGCGATGAGGAGAAACTCAAGAACAATAACAGGGACTTGTCGCTGGTGAAGATGAAGTCGATGTTTGCTACTGGCTTTGCTTTCACCGCTCTGCTGAGCATGTTCAATAGCATATTCGATGGACGTGTTGTTGCCCAACTGCCCTTTACCCCGATCTCCTGGATCCAGGGCTTGAGCCATCGCAATCTGTCCGGCGAAGACTACACCGACTGCTCGTTCATCTTCCTCTACATTTTGTGCACCATGTCCATTCGCCAGAACATACAGAAAATGTTGGGCTTTGCCCCATCGCGTGCCGCCAGCAAACAGGGCGGTGGTCTCTTTGGTGCGCCACCAGGACAGTTCAAATAG
- the LOC108163751 gene encoding FAD-dependent oxidoreductase domain-containing protein 1, which produces MLRYRHAVRILQHRAYSAGATGNGGNSGGNTPDDDKHPIRRTLRLLGNDMRKVKEFFVPKDPSPEDTSERALTQSKFKFEGEKGRNSGRPDEFQTHCDVLIIGGGGIGSSIAYWLKEKARDGLNVVVVEKDNTYAQSATRVSVGGLCQQFSLPENIQMSLFAADFLRNAKEHFGTEVPLNFTPQGHLMLAGEEDAEGMKYASQLQNELGARNELLTPDRLAARFPWLNTKGIALGCHGLEKEGWFNSWSLLANFRRSASGHGAHFVDGEVVDFDFQEQPDISVSGDNSSNEGCYDGLDKAVIQLPDGTRRTCKFALCVIAAGASSGKVGRMARIGTGPGMLRVPLPIDARKRYMYAISTQAQNAPGMAMPITIDSNATFIRRDGLGGNYICGRNSDPQVDPNSDNFVVDPQYFDQQIRPALVERVPAFEAATVLDSWAGLYEHNIYDDNGIAGPHPYYHNLYIATGFSGHGIQQSVAVGRAVSELIMDGQFRTIDLSRLSFDRLIVDRPMYELNNVLS; this is translated from the exons ATGTTACGATACAGACACGCTGTGCGCATTCTTCAGCACCGGGCCTACTCAGCTGGTGCGACTGGCAATGGCGGGAATTCCGGTGGCAATACTCCCGACGACGACAAGCATCCCATTAGGCGGACGTTACGGTTACTCGGAAATGATATGCGCAAAGTCAAAGAATTCTTTGTGCCCAAAGACCCCAGTCCAGAAGACACCTCTGAACGAGCTCTGACTCAAAGTAAATTCAAGTTTGAAGGCGAAAAAGGACGGAATTCCGGTCGGCCAGATGAATTCCAGACGCACTGCGATGTGCTGATCATTGGCGGTGGCGGTATAGGCAGTTCCATTGCATATTGGCTAAAGGAGAAGGCGCGTGATGGACTGAACGTTGTGGTTGTCGAGAAGGATAATACG TATGCACAGTCTGCAACCCGCGTCTCTGTTGGCGGCCTGTGTCAGCAATTCTCTCTGCCCGAGAACATACAAATGTCGCTCTTCGCCGCTGACTTTTTACGCAACGCCAAAGAACACTTTGGCACGGAGGTACCGCTCAATTTTACGCCACAGGGCCATCTGATGCTCGCTGGCGAGGAAGACGCCGAGGGCATGAAGTATGCTTCGCAGCTGCAAAACGAGCTAGGTGCCCGGAACGAGCTCCTTACACCCGATCGACTGGCGGCGCGTTTCCCCTGGCTGAATACCAAGGGCATTGCTCTGGGCTGCCATGGCCTCGAAAAGGAGGGCTGGTTCAACTCATGGTCCCTGCTCGCAAACTTTAGACGTTCTGCTAGCGGACATGGTGCGCATTTCGTCGATGGAGAAGTAGTGGACTTTGATTTCCAAGAACAGCCGGATATATCCGTCTCGGGGGACAATAGCTCCAACGAAGGCTGCTATGATGGTCTGGACAAGGCTGTTATTCAACTGCCGGACGGTACTCGACGCACGTGCAAGTTTGCTCTCTGCGTGATAGCAGCCGGAGCTAGTTCCGGGAAAGTAGGACGAATGGCACGCATTGGCACGGGACCGGGAATGCTTCGGGTCCCCTTGCCCATAGATGCACGCAAGCGGTACATGTATGCAATCAGTACGCAGGCACAGAATGCACCCGGCATGGCCATGCCCATAACCATCGATTCGAACGCGACATTCATTCGGAGAGACGGCTTGGGCGGCAACTACATCTGCGGGCGTAATTCCGACCCGCAAGTCGATCCAAACAGTGATAATTTCGTTGTTGATCCGCAGTATTTTGACCAGCAGATTAGGCCCGCGCTCGTGGAACGTGTTCCCGCCTTCGAGGCGGCCACAGTTTTAGACAGCTGGGCGGGCCTGTACGAGCACAATATTTACGATGACAACGGCATTGCGGGACCACATCCGTACTACCACAATTTGTACATTGCAACTGGATTCAGTGGACACGGCATCCAGCAGTCGGTGGCTGTGGGTCGAGCCGTATCCGAGCTGATTATGGATGGACAGTTTCGCACGATTGATCTGTCGCGACTGAGCTTCGATAGATTAATTGTCGACAGGCCCATGTACGAGTTGAACAATGTTCTAAGTTAG
- the LOC108162079 gene encoding probable 26S proteasome non-ATPase regulatory subunit 3, whose product MTNAADIGTQDVEMEVDPPTTEISLADEKKNQDVAAVQEIREQIRQIEKSVASKESRFILRVLRNLPNTRRKLNGVVFRNLSQTIYPAGADREAALALMPAVEKDATELPDVSKKLLATKAPIAEVDAYFYLLLLVKLIDANDLKRAGTCADALMAKISIQNRRTLDLIGAKSYFYFSRVAELNNALEGIRAFLHARLRTATLRNDFEGQAVLINCLLRNYLHYALYDQADKLVKKSVYPESASNNEWARFLYYLGRIKAAKLEYSDAHKHLVQALRKSPQHAAIGFRQTVQKLIIVVELLLGNIPERVVFRQAGLRQSLGAYFQLTQAVRLGNLKRFGDVVSQYGPKFQLDHTFTLIIRLRHNVIKTAIRSIGLSYSRISPQDIARRLMLDSSEDAEFIVSKAIRDGVIEATLDPAQNYMRSKESTDIYSTREPQLAFHERISFCLNLHNQSVKAMRYPPKSYGKDLESAEERREREQQDLELAKEMAEDDEDGF is encoded by the exons ATGACCAACGCTGCAGATATTGGCACTCAGGATGTTGAGATGGAGGTTGATCCTCCAACGACCGAGATATCACTGGCagacgaaaagaaaaaccaagATGTGGCCGCTGTGCAAGAGATTCGCGAGCAGATACGCCAAATCGAAAAGAGTGTCGCTTCAAAAGAGTCGCG ATTCATCTTGCGTGTGCTGAGAAATTTGCCCAACACCCGACGCAAGCTGAACGGCGTTGTTTTCCGCAATCTGTCGCAGACCATCTACCCAGCTGGCGCCGATCGGGAGGCCGCACTGGCTCTTATGCCCGCTGTGGAGAAGGACGCCACCGAGTTGCCTGATGTGAGTAAAAAACTGTTGGCTACCAAGGCACCGATAGCCGAGGTGGATGCCTACTTCTATCTGCTTCTGCTGGTCAAATTGATTGACGCCAACGATCTGAAACGCGCCGGTACGTGTGCCGATGCCTTGATGGCCAAAATCTCCATCCAAAACCGTCGCACCCTCGACCTCATCGGAGCCAAGTCCTATTTCTACTTTTCGCGAGTGGCTGAGCTGAACAACGCCTTGGAGGGCATTCGCGCCTTCCTGCACGCCCGTCTGCGGACCGCCACACTACGCAACGACTTCGAGGGTCAGGCTGTGCTCATTAATTGCCTGCTCAGAAACTATTTACACTATGCCCTGTACGATCAGGCTGACAAGTTGGTGAAGAAGTCCGTCTACCCCGAGTCGGCCAGCAACAATGAATGGGCCCGTTTCCTCTACTATCTGGGTCGGATCAAGGCGGCCAAGCTGGAGTACAGTGATGCGCACAAACATCTGGTCCAGGCCCTGCGCAAATCGCCTCAGCATGCGGCCATCGGCTTCCGCCAGACCGTGCAGAAGCTGATCATTGTGGTGGAACTGTTGCTTGGTAATATTCCCGAGCGCGTTGTGTTCCGTCAGGCGGGACTCCGACAGTCCCTTGGCGCATACTTCCAGCTGACACAGGCTGTGCGTTTGGGCAACCTGAAACGCTTTGGGGACGTGGTGTCGCAGTACGGACCCAAGTTCCAGCTGGATCACACCTTCACACTGATCATCCGCTTGCGTCACAATGTGATCAAGACTGCCATCCGTTCGATTGGTCTCTCCTACTCGCGAATCTCGCCACAGGATATCGCCAGGCGTTTGATGCTGGATTCGTCCGAGGATGCCGAGTTTATTGTGTCGAAGGCCATACGTGACGGTGTAATTGAGGCCACCCTGGATCCGGCTCAGAACTACATGCGCAGCAAGGAGAGCACCGACATTTACAGCACACGCGAGCCCCAATTGGCCTTCCACGAGCGCATTTCGTTCTGCCTGAATCTACACAATCAGAGCGTCAAGGCTATGCGGTATCCGCCCAAGTCGTACGGCAAGGATCTGGAGAGTGCTGAGGAGAGACGCGAGCGTGAGCAGCAGGACTTGGAGTTGGCCAAGGAGATGGCTGAAGATGATGAGGATGGTTTCTAA